The Bacillota bacterium genome segment AATTTGCCGACCGGTTCTAAAGAGATTTTTAAGATAGGACGATCGTTTGAAAGGATTCAGGTAGATTACTTGTCTTCTTATGCTATAAGCTGCCAATTTATTTGATGCCGATCCACTTGATATTGCTTCTCATGTCTGCCGCAATATCTCTACCTGCTAAATTGCATCATAAACTTTTGATGGCCATTTGCTGAGTTATACCATTATGTGGTATTTGCGAGCACTTCTCAATTTATGCAGATAACTTGTCTATCTCCTCTATCTGCATAAATAGCGTGGGGAAGATGACATTATTAACTGGGGGTCGTTCAAGAAATAATTCGCTACTTTCGCAAAGTAGCAACAATGCGGTTGGTATGAATTAATAAGTCCAGGGCGTCTACTGAACTTTTTACAACTATATCAGCGGACTGCAACGCATCTAAAGCGCAACCCTCTCCTTCAATAACGGCTATTGCAAGCCTGGCTTTCTTTAACATTTCAGTATCATTTGCACCGTTCCCTATGGCAACACTATTAGAAGCGCCAATGCTCTCGATAAAATCTGCTTTCTGTGAAGCCTCTCCGGGCGGTTGAATACGCGATATCTTTGCAGCTATCTTCTCTTTTTGAGACTCGAGTTTGCCGTGCGTATCTGCAGTAATCAAATAGATATCCAGTATCTTGGACAAGACCCTAATTCTTTCTAATACCTCATCTGCGATAATCCCATCAACTGCAATAGTACCGTTCATATCAAGAACGAGATTCTTAAGGTCATAACGTCCCCTTCCTGGGATATCAATGCTTATCATTCCGCACCCCTTTTTACCAGTACCAGTTAAGAAAATTCTATACTCTTTTGCATCAATCTGTCCATTAAGATAATCAGCAGATATCTTAAAAACCTAAAAATTGCAAGAACTCCGAATAATCACAACCGCACCTTCAAGGTGCGGTTTGCACTAGCCCTATAAGGGCACACTGCTGGCCGCACCTTAAGGTGC includes the following:
- a CDS encoding HAD hydrolase family protein, translated to MISIDIPGRGRYDLKNLVLDMNGTIAVDGIIADEVLERIRVLSKILDIYLITADTHGKLESQKEKIAAKISRIQPPGEASQKADFIESIGASNSVAIGNGANDTEMLKKARLAIAVIEGEGCALDALQSADIVVKSSVDALDLLIHTNRIVATLRK